A window from Lepus europaeus isolate LE1 chromosome 20, mLepTim1.pri, whole genome shotgun sequence encodes these proteins:
- the LOC133749648 gene encoding LOW QUALITY PROTEIN: septin-10-like (The sequence of the model RefSeq protein was modified relative to this genomic sequence to represent the inferred CDS: inserted 2 bases in 1 codon), whose protein sequence is MASSEVARHQHFQSHMAAKTACMPSQGSDEEQRKRENVRSLTMSGHVGFESLPDQLVNRSIQQGFCFNILCVGETGIGKPTLIDTLFNTNFEDCESSHFYPHVKLKAQTYELQESNVRLKLTIVNTVGFGDQINKEESYQPIVDYIDAQFEAYLQEELKSKRXLSNYHDSRIHVCLYFISPTGHSLKTLDLLTMKNLDSKVNIIPVIAKADAISKTELQKFKIKLMSELVSSGVQIYQFPTDDDTIAKVNTAMNGHLPFAVVGSMDEVKVGNKMVKARQYPWGIVQVENENHCDFVKLREMLICTNMEDLREQTHSRHYELYRRCKLEEMGFTDVGPENKPVSLQETYEAKRHELHGERQRKEEEMKQMFAQRVKEKEAILKEAEKELQAKFEHLKRVHQEERMKLEEKRRFLEEEIIAFSKRKATSEIYQNQSFVASGGNLKKDKDRKNSNFM, encoded by the exons ATGGCCTCCTCTGAGGTGGCGCGGCATCAGCACTTTCAGTCTCACATGGCAGCGAAAACAGCTTGCATGCCCTCCCAAGGATCTGATGaggagcagagaaaaagagaaaatgttcgTTCCTTGACTATGTCTGGCCATGTTGGTTTTGAGAGTTTGCCTGATCAGCTGGTCAATAGATCCATTCAGCAAGGCTTCTGTTTTAATATTCTGTGCGTGGGGGAGACTGGAATTGGAAAACCAACACTGATTGACACATTGTTTAATACTAATTTTGAAGACTGTGAATCCTCCCATTTTTACCCACATGTTAAACTTAAGGCTCAGACGTATGAACTCCAGGAAAGTAATGTTCGATTGAAATTGACCATTGTGAATACGGTGGGATTCGGtgaccaaataaataaagaagagagCTACCAACCAATAGTTGACTACATAGATGCTCAATTTGAAGCCTATCTCCAAGAAGAACTGAAAAGTAAGCG TCTCTCCAACTACCATGACTCGCGCATCCATGTGTGCCTCTACTTCATCTCTCCCACGGGCCACTCACTAAAGACACTTGACCTCTTAACCATGAAGAACCTAGACAGCAAGGTGAACATTATACCAGTGATTGCCAAAGCAGATGCAATTTCTAAAACTGAATTGCAGAAGTTTAAGATCAAGCTCATGAGTGAACTGGTCAGCAGTGGCGTCCAGATATACCAGTTCCCAACAGATGACGACACCATCGCCAAAGTCAACACTGCAATGAACGGACATTTGCCTTTTGCTGTCGTAGGAAGTATGGACGAGGTAAAAGTCGGCAATAAGATGGTCAAAGCTCGCCAGTACCCCTGGGGCATTGTGCAAGTGGAAAACGAGAACCACTGCGACTTTGTCAAGCTGCGGGAAATGCTCATCTGTACAAACATGGAGGACCTGCGGGAGCAGACGCACAGCCGGCACTACGAGCTGTACCGGCGCTGCAAGCTGGAGGAGATGGGCTTTACCGATGTCGGCCCCGAGAACAAGCCCGTCAGTCTTCAGGAGACCTATGAAGCCAAAAGACACGAGTTGCATGGTGAGcgccagaggaaggaagaggagatgaAGCAGATGTTTGCGCAGCGAGTGAAGGAGAAAGAGGCCATACTGAAAGAGGCTGAGAAGGAGCTGCAGGCCAAATTCGAGCACCTTAAAAGAGTTCACCAAGAGGAGAGAATGAAgctggaagagaagagaaggtttctggaagaggaaataaTCGCTTTCTCAAAGAGGAAAGCCACCTCCGAGATTTACCAGAACCAGTCCTTTGTGGCGTCGGGTGGCAACCTGAAGAAAGACAAGGACCGAAAGAACTCCAATTTTATGTAA